The Halomicronema hongdechloris C2206 genome includes a window with the following:
- the mtnC gene encoding acireductone synthase: MTGYADAAEAILLDIEGTTTPVAYVVEVLFSFARERAAEFLRQHGQEPAVQEDLSQLRREYINEPETVPAWFGDEPTAAVPYIHYLIECDGSGTGRKSTALKSLQGKLWNQGYREGQLQSQLFADVKPALERWHAAGKHIYIFSSGSVQAQQLLFGHTEAGDLRPLLSGYFDTTTGSKKAPDSYRKITAAIGLPPERILFISDVTAELKAAQAAGMQTLLSCRPGNAAPADAGFDSITSFEAI, from the coding sequence ATGACCGGTTACGCTGATGCCGCCGAGGCGATTTTGCTAGACATCGAGGGGACCACCACCCCAGTGGCCTACGTGGTTGAGGTGTTGTTTTCCTTCGCCCGGGAACGAGCGGCCGAGTTTCTGCGCCAACATGGTCAGGAGCCGGCGGTGCAGGAAGACTTGAGCCAACTGCGGCGGGAGTATATCAACGAGCCAGAGACAGTACCGGCCTGGTTCGGCGATGAGCCCACGGCAGCGGTGCCCTATATCCATTATTTGATCGAATGCGATGGTTCAGGAACCGGCCGCAAATCCACCGCCCTGAAATCCCTACAGGGCAAACTCTGGAACCAGGGCTATCGGGAAGGGCAGCTGCAGTCTCAGCTCTTTGCCGACGTGAAACCGGCCCTGGAACGCTGGCACGCCGCCGGCAAACACATCTATATCTTTTCTTCCGGCAGTGTGCAGGCCCAGCAACTCCTCTTTGGCCACACCGAAGCCGGGGACCTAAGGCCGCTGCTGAGTGGCTATTTCGACACCACCACCGGCTCCAAGAAAGCCCCCGACAGCTATCGAAAAATTACCGCCGCCATCGGCCTTCCCCCAGAGCGCATCCTCTTTATCTCCGACGTCACCGCCGAACTCAAGGCTGCCCAAGCCGCTGGCATGCAGACCCTGCTCTCCTGCCGCCCCGGCAATGCCGCCCCGGCCGACGCGGGCTTCGACAGCATTACCAGCTTCGAGGCGATATAA
- the mtnB gene encoding methylthioribulose 1-phosphate dehydratase, which yields MLHAPDPRAALSWVIRDIHSKGWATGTGGNFSAVLQPEPLRLLMAPSGVDKGLVNASDLIEVDAKGQVVRGDGKASAETQLHLAIVAETGAGAVLHSHSVTNTLLSVVRAAQGEIVLSGYEMLKGLQGITTHEATVSLPILPNSQDMAAVAQKMRSQLRSSQPPYGILLAGHGLYTWGDNLVQARRHLEILEFLLEVSYRQALLGRVKSEE from the coding sequence ATGCTCCACGCTCCCGACCCCCGTGCCGCCCTCAGCTGGGTGATTCGTGACATTCACAGCAAGGGCTGGGCCACGGGCACGGGCGGTAACTTTAGTGCGGTGTTGCAACCAGAGCCGCTGCGGTTGCTGATGGCCCCCAGTGGGGTGGATAAGGGATTGGTGAACGCCAGCGACTTGATCGAGGTGGATGCCAAGGGACAGGTGGTGCGGGGGGACGGCAAGGCCTCGGCGGAAACCCAGTTGCATCTGGCTATCGTAGCCGAGACCGGGGCAGGGGCAGTGTTGCACAGCCATTCGGTGACCAATACCCTGCTGTCGGTGGTGCGGGCGGCTCAGGGGGAGATTGTCTTGAGCGGCTATGAGATGCTGAAGGGCCTGCAGGGGATTACCACCCACGAAGCGACAGTCAGTCTGCCCATTTTGCCCAACTCCCAGGACATGGCGGCAGTAGCGCAGAAGATGCGATCGCAGCTACGCTCCTCCCAGCCCCCCTACGGCATCTTGCTAGCCGGTCATGGCCTCTACACCTGGGGCGACAACCTGGTCCAAGCCCGTCGCCACCTGGAGATTCTGGAATTTCTGTTGGAAGTGTCCTATCGCCAGGCCCTGTTGGGGAGAGTGAAGAGTGAAGAATGA
- a CDS encoding fatty acid desaturase family protein: MTAKASVSDPRQILSAAELTRLNQRSDAKGWLQLVSHLSIMAVSGGLWATQWGHWPLALPALVIYGFSLASMFAAVHECVHRSAFASEATNKTVGWVAGLLSGYNSTFYRRYHKWHHRYTKLHGKDPELEDLIPTTLADYLWVMSGMPWWIGKVQGHWQLATGQFEDMPYVPEAAYRDVQRSTWLQLGVYGGAIALSLIFRQPWFLLYWVLPLAVGQPILRFILIAEHTGCADGEDPLTNTRTTLTIWPIKLLMWNMPFHAEHHLYPSIPFHQLPRAHVELAPHFQNVVPGYVAVNRSIIARFGQAAS, from the coding sequence ATGACGGCGAAAGCAAGCGTGAGCGATCCTCGACAAATTTTGTCGGCGGCTGAGTTGACGCGACTGAACCAGCGCTCCGATGCCAAGGGATGGCTGCAACTGGTCAGCCATCTCAGCATCATGGCCGTGAGCGGTGGACTCTGGGCCACTCAGTGGGGGCACTGGCCGCTGGCCCTGCCCGCTCTGGTGATCTACGGTTTCAGCCTGGCCTCCATGTTTGCGGCGGTACATGAGTGCGTCCATCGCTCCGCCTTTGCCAGCGAGGCGACGAACAAGACGGTGGGCTGGGTGGCTGGCCTGCTCTCGGGGTACAACAGCACCTTCTATCGGCGGTATCACAAGTGGCATCATCGCTACACCAAACTCCACGGCAAAGATCCGGAGCTGGAAGATTTGATTCCCACTACCCTGGCTGACTATCTCTGGGTGATGAGCGGCATGCCCTGGTGGATTGGCAAGGTGCAAGGTCATTGGCAATTGGCGACGGGACAGTTTGAAGACATGCCCTACGTTCCCGAAGCGGCGTATCGAGACGTGCAGCGATCCACCTGGTTGCAGCTGGGGGTGTATGGCGGCGCCATTGCCCTGTCTCTCATCTTCCGTCAGCCCTGGTTTCTGCTGTACTGGGTGCTGCCGCTGGCGGTGGGGCAGCCAATCTTGCGGTTCATTCTAATTGCCGAGCATACGGGCTGTGCCGATGGCGAGGACCCCCTCACCAATACCCGCACGACGCTGACGATCTGGCCCATTAAACTCTTGATGTGGAATATGCCCTTCCATGCGGAACATCACCTGTATCCATCGATTCCGTTTCACCAGCTGCCGCGGGCCCATGTTGAGTTGGCGCCTCACTTCCAGAACGTGGTACCGGGCTATGTCGCCGTGAATCGCTCGATCATCGCCAGGTTTGGCCAAGCGGCGTCATGA
- a CDS encoding prenyltransferase/squalene oxidase repeat-containing protein, with amino-acid sequence MTSLTQQQLTSARGLIFCQGRLLERQLYRYVFEEGERQACLKALLAYQNPDGGFGNGLEPDLLCPGSSAIGAETALFILDLLDYQEPQIILPLLDWLAANQDETGGMRHPPQGFEQYPHQPWWEGDDAERVLVLATQLKDWQDAKPFFFAKARQFYDQTPAPEEPSFYSYPQFAYLTRYQQSDADSASFRNLLAKLLAVLADNAEHFPLFSRYWYYAQDYVEPNVLDQAAAAVTAAFLPEGGIPNPYPDLPWWQPIFTLDSLILLKKSGYL; translated from the coding sequence ATGACATCTTTAACTCAGCAACAACTGACTAGCGCCAGGGGCCTCATCTTCTGCCAGGGGCGGCTGTTGGAACGGCAGCTGTATCGCTATGTCTTCGAAGAGGGAGAGCGCCAGGCCTGCCTGAAGGCGTTGCTGGCCTACCAAAACCCAGATGGCGGCTTCGGCAATGGCCTGGAGCCGGATTTACTCTGCCCCGGCAGTTCCGCCATCGGGGCGGAAACCGCCCTGTTTATTCTGGACCTGCTGGATTACCAGGAACCGCAGATAATTTTGCCGCTGTTGGATTGGCTGGCGGCCAACCAAGATGAGACCGGCGGCATGCGGCATCCCCCCCAGGGATTTGAGCAGTACCCCCATCAGCCCTGGTGGGAGGGAGACGATGCAGAGCGGGTGTTGGTGCTGGCCACTCAACTCAAGGACTGGCAAGACGCCAAGCCCTTCTTCTTTGCCAAGGCGCGCCAGTTCTACGACCAGACGCCGGCCCCGGAAGAGCCCAGCTTCTACAGCTATCCCCAGTTTGCTTACTTGACCCGCTATCAACAGTCCGATGCAGACAGCGCCAGCTTCCGCAATTTACTGGCAAAGCTTCTGGCCGTCTTGGCGGATAATGCCGAGCATTTTCCCCTCTTTAGCCGCTACTGGTATTACGCCCAAGACTATGTGGAGCCGAATGTTTTGGACCAGGCGGCGGCAGCGGTAACGGCGGCGTTTTTACCCGAGGGCGGCATCCCCAATCCCTATCCTGACCTGCCCTGGTGGCAACCGATTTTTACCCTAGACAGTCTAATACTGTTGAAAAAGAGTGGGTATCTGTAA
- a CDS encoding cupin domain-containing protein, translating to MNMRSQISTSASSANAWPGINPLVIPELGTLCDRSDTLPWQPFRPGVDICRLYGDGSGPAAALLRYHPGAHVPHHYHSGYEHILVLSGSQRDRHQTYAAGTLVINPPGSDHAVTSDDGCLVLVIWEKSVVIRDDAKHHDIFNSATTD from the coding sequence ATGAACATGCGATCGCAGATATCGACCTCAGCGTCATCGGCCAACGCATGGCCGGGCATTAATCCCCTGGTGATTCCGGAACTGGGGACCCTGTGCGATCGCAGCGACACCCTACCCTGGCAACCCTTCCGCCCCGGCGTCGACATCTGTCGCCTCTACGGCGATGGCAGCGGTCCCGCCGCCGCCCTGCTGCGCTATCACCCTGGTGCCCATGTGCCCCATCATTACCACAGCGGCTACGAACATATCCTGGTGCTGTCCGGCTCCCAACGTGATCGGCACCAGACCTATGCCGCCGGCACCCTGGTGATCAATCCTCCCGGCTCCGACCACGCCGTCACCAGCGACGACGGCTGTCTGGTACTGGTAATCTGGGAAAAGTCAGTGGTGATTCGGGATGATGCCAAGCATCATGACATCTTTAACTCAGCAACAACTGACTAG
- a CDS encoding ABC transporter ATP-binding protein, whose protein sequence is MDTATLTQPILTEQPPRLDVVAMTKRFGSFMALDQVSMTLKPGSLHALLGENGAGKSTLVKCVMGFYRPTTGQILIDQQPQTIDSPKDAHACGIGMVYQHFTSVPAMTVAENLVLSRYDHKTLIDWKRELKGLQAFMEEAPFHVDLGTPVGQLAAGQKQKLEILKQLYLKSRLLILDEPTSVLTPGEADEVLGLLRQEVEQGRLSVLLITHKFREVQAFADEVTILRRGKLAGQGHVKDLTIEAMAEMMLGQERQPKTVAKAELETQVPVLQVNDLHANRDNGLPAVKGINLQVHSGEIVGIAGVSGNGQRELVEVLSGQRLPAQGTLRVNGEPYTATRAEMAKHQVYALPEEPLRNACVPNMSVAENMALRTFDRPPQAKWNLLLVLKAIRNAAQGLVQAFSVKTPSVETPVSHLSGGNIQRTVLARELSSESVQLLIAANPSFGLDFAAVDFIHDRIVAARNRRVAVLLVSEDLDELLTLADRIIVMSEGEFVYEHAIADIDLSVIGQRMAGH, encoded by the coding sequence ATGGATACGGCAACCTTAACCCAACCCATCCTGACAGAGCAGCCGCCCCGACTCGATGTGGTCGCCATGACCAAGCGCTTCGGCAGCTTCATGGCCCTGGATCAAGTCTCCATGACTCTGAAGCCGGGCAGCCTCCACGCTCTACTGGGGGAAAACGGGGCCGGCAAGAGTACCCTGGTGAAATGTGTCATGGGCTTCTATCGCCCCACCACCGGGCAGATCCTCATCGATCAACAGCCCCAAACCATTGACAGCCCCAAGGATGCCCACGCCTGTGGCATCGGCATGGTCTATCAGCACTTCACCTCGGTGCCGGCCATGACCGTGGCCGAAAACCTGGTGTTGTCCCGCTATGACCATAAGACCCTGATCGACTGGAAGCGCGAACTGAAGGGTCTGCAAGCCTTTATGGAGGAGGCCCCTTTCCATGTGGATCTAGGCACCCCGGTGGGGCAGCTGGCCGCCGGGCAGAAGCAGAAGCTGGAAATTCTGAAGCAACTCTATCTCAAGAGTCGCTTGTTGATCCTGGACGAACCCACCTCCGTGCTCACCCCGGGCGAGGCGGACGAGGTCTTGGGGCTGTTGCGGCAAGAGGTGGAACAGGGCCGCCTCAGTGTGCTGCTGATTACCCATAAGTTCCGCGAGGTGCAGGCCTTTGCCGACGAGGTGACGATTCTGCGGCGGGGTAAACTGGCGGGCCAAGGTCATGTTAAGGATCTGACCATCGAAGCCATGGCCGAGATGATGCTGGGCCAGGAACGGCAACCCAAGACGGTGGCCAAGGCCGAGCTGGAGACCCAGGTACCGGTGCTGCAGGTGAACGACCTCCATGCCAACCGCGACAATGGCTTACCCGCCGTCAAGGGCATCAATTTGCAGGTCCACAGCGGCGAAATCGTCGGCATCGCCGGTGTCTCTGGCAACGGCCAGCGGGAGCTGGTGGAAGTGCTCTCAGGACAGCGGCTGCCCGCCCAAGGGACGCTGCGGGTAAACGGGGAACCCTACACTGCCACCCGGGCCGAGATGGCCAAGCACCAAGTCTATGCCCTGCCGGAAGAACCGCTGCGCAATGCCTGTGTGCCCAATATGAGTGTGGCTGAGAACATGGCCCTGCGCACCTTTGACCGCCCGCCTCAGGCTAAGTGGAATCTATTATTGGTGCTGAAGGCGATTCGCAACGCCGCCCAGGGGCTGGTACAGGCCTTCTCAGTCAAAACTCCGTCCGTCGAAACCCCGGTGAGCCATCTCTCCGGGGGTAATATCCAGCGCACGGTGCTGGCTCGGGAATTATCGTCGGAATCGGTGCAGTTGCTGATCGCCGCCAACCCCAGTTTCGGCCTCGACTTTGCCGCCGTCGATTTCATCCATGACCGCATCGTGGCCGCCCGCAATCGGAGGGTGGCGGTGCTGCTGGTGAGTGAAGACCTAGATGAATTGCTGACCCTGGCCGATCGCATCATCGTCATGAGTGAAGGGGAATTTGTCTATGAACATGCGATCGCAGATATCGACCTCAGCGTCATCGGCCAACGCATGGCCGGGCATTAA
- a CDS encoding CHRD domain-containing protein translates to MVLGALVAGSLLPQDAKAGHTNVILTTQLDGSAEVASDGDLDDIVGDPTGTGQAYVFGIDGDATTLCYVLEVSGIQTVPVGDGMAAHIHEGGPNENGPVVAALAGPEDGNAGDCLTEGEEGKFPTGEAGIVQRILNNPQDFYINVHNPRFPGGAIRGQLRAHIDHAH, encoded by the coding sequence ATGGTACTAGGAGCACTGGTGGCAGGCAGTCTGCTGCCCCAAGATGCCAAGGCCGGACATACCAATGTCATCTTGACGACGCAGTTAGATGGCAGTGCCGAAGTTGCCTCGGACGGAGATCTTGATGATATTGTCGGCGACCCCACTGGCACGGGGCAGGCCTATGTTTTTGGTATCGATGGCGATGCCACCACTCTGTGCTACGTGCTTGAGGTCTCAGGGATTCAGACCGTGCCGGTGGGAGACGGCATGGCCGCCCATATCCACGAAGGGGGACCGAACGAAAATGGTCCGGTGGTAGCGGCCCTGGCCGGACCCGAAGATGGCAACGCCGGTGACTGTTTGACGGAAGGGGAAGAGGGTAAATTCCCCACTGGGGAGGCTGGCATTGTGCAGCGCATTCTCAATAACCCGCAGGACTTTTACATCAACGTGCACAATCCCCGATTCCCGGGGGGAGCAATTCGGGGACAACTCAGAGCCCATATCGATCATGCCCACTAG
- the biuH gene encoding biuret amidohydrolase has protein sequence MGRYVTAEPYAYPYNGELRPENTALIVIDMQTDFCGKGGYVDAMGYDLTLTRTPIQPLQTLLAVMRPLGYTIMHTREGHRPDLSDLPENKQWRSRQIGAGIGDPGPCGKILVRGEPGWEIIPELAPLPGEIVIDKPGKGAFYATDLDLLLRQLGMQNLILTGITTDVCVHTTMREANDRGYECLMLSDCTGRHRLRQLFGRPEDDHDARGVFGAVATSSDLIEAIQS, from the coding sequence ATGGGACGCTATGTAACCGCCGAGCCCTATGCCTATCCCTACAATGGCGAGCTGCGCCCCGAAAACACTGCCCTCATCGTCATCGACATGCAGACAGACTTCTGTGGCAAGGGGGGCTATGTGGACGCCATGGGCTATGACTTGACCTTGACCCGCACCCCGATTCAGCCGCTGCAGACGCTACTGGCGGTGATGCGGCCCCTGGGCTATACCATCATGCACACCCGTGAGGGCCATCGCCCTGATCTCTCCGACTTACCCGAGAACAAGCAATGGCGATCGCGACAGATCGGGGCCGGCATCGGCGACCCCGGTCCCTGCGGCAAGATCCTGGTGCGGGGGGAACCCGGCTGGGAGATTATTCCGGAGTTAGCGCCTCTCCCCGGAGAAATCGTCATCGACAAGCCCGGCAAAGGGGCCTTTTACGCCACTGACCTGGATCTGCTGCTGCGCCAACTGGGCATGCAAAACCTGATCCTCACCGGCATCACCACCGATGTCTGTGTCCATACCACCATGCGGGAAGCCAACGACCGCGGCTATGAATGCCTGATGCTGTCTGACTGCACCGGGCGCCACCGACTACGGCAACTATTTGGCCGCCCTGAAGATGATCACGATGCAAGGGGCGTCTTCGGGGCGGTGGCGACGTCCTCCGATCTGATTGAGGCTATCCAGAGCTAA